A region from the Aegilops tauschii subsp. strangulata cultivar AL8/78 chromosome 5, Aet v6.0, whole genome shotgun sequence genome encodes:
- the LOC141023056 gene encoding protein FAR1-RELATED SEQUENCE 5-like translates to MDGLAPDNIITDQDVAMAQSIKRKFPATIHRCCRWHIMKKAQEKLGPVLARNPDLVKDFNECIDFSFTPAEFERKWAALQLKYEGLMDGHFEKLYEDRATWVSCYFKFRFFPFLQSTQCNEGFNAVLKRYVNPHKSILNFVKQYEKIQVHILVREGGNDYRTEHLEAQRWSCFPIERHAYKAYTRDIYVKFRTEFQMIGQYDVRPAGINFYYLEPNTEEVLGYGSRKYLVTVRPEPAIYDCECCKWHRDGMLCCHVLKIFTHLDVNEIPEHYIKRRWTQHGVPSAPPPPNEGPPHDLPAESENQVRQVTLTMDFAKLAKKAMTSDEAAAADRRHMKAADTEVTKLNKLRKKRLKAAREAARAREASNPNAPSTSNQPPAPLLLRIHLVQSRKGAAAASASNQPWNYTLRKRTSAAFVNQSITLLQRA, encoded by the coding sequence ATGGATGGTTTGGCTCCGGACAACATCATCACGGACCAAGATGTTGCTATGGCACAATCTATCAAGAGGAAGTTCCCGGCAACGATTCACCGTTGCTGCCGTTGGCATATAATGAAGAAAGCACAAGAGAAGCTTGGCCCCGTGTTGGCTAGGAACCCGGATTTGGTAAAAGACTTCAATGAATGCATTGACTTCAGTTTCACCCCGGCTGAGTTTGAAAGGAAATGGGCTGCACTTCAATTGAAATATGAAGGTCTTATGGATGGTCACTTTGAGAAACTCTATGAAGATCGGGCTACATGGGTGTCGTGTTACTTCAAATTCAGGTTCTTCCCTTTCCTTCAGTCAACGCAATGCAACGAAGGGTTCAATGCTGTGTTGAAGCGCTATGTGAACCCACACAAGTCAATTCTCAACTTCGTCAAGCAATATGAGAAAATTCAGGTACACATACTCGTGAGGGAGGGCGGGAACGACTACCGGACAGAACATCTAGAGGCACAAAGATGGTCGTGTTTCCCCATTGAGAGGCATGCCTACAAAGCATACACTAGGGACATCTATGTGAAGTTTAGAACTGAGTTTCAGATGATTGGCCAGTACGATGTGCGTCCCGCTGGAATCAACTTCTATTACCTTGAGCCCAATACAGAAGAAGTCCTAGGGTATGGCTCGAGGAAGTACCTAGTCACAGTGAGACCAGAGCCAGCTATCTACGATTGCGAATGTTGCAAGTGGCATAGGGACGGCATGCTTTGTTGCCATGTCTTGAAAATCTTCACACACCTTGACGTTAATGAGATACCTGAACACTACATCAAGCGCCGCTGGACGCAACATGGAGTACCAAGTGCACCACCGCCACCTAACGAGGGCCCTCCGCATGACTTGCCCGCTGAGTCAGAGAACCAAGTTCGGCAAGTGACTCTGACAATGGATTTTGCAAAGCTAGCCAAGAAGGCAATGACTAGTGATGAGGCAGCCGCTGCAGATAGGAGGCACATGAAAGCAGCAGATACTGAGGTTACTAAGCTGAATAAACTGAGGAAGAAGAGGCTAAAGGCAGCCCGGGAAGCGGCTCGTGCTAGGGAAGCATCAAACCCTAATGCCCCAAGTACTTCAAACCAACCTCCTGCCCCCTTGCTCCTACGGATCCACCTCGTTCAGTCACGAAAGGGCGCAGCCGCAGCAAGCGCTTCAAATCAGCCCTGGAACTACACCCTAAGAAAAAGAACAAGTGCAGCATTTGTGAATCAATCGATCACACTGCTGCAACGTGCCTAG